Within the Pseudomonas fulva genome, the region CATCCTTGAAGGCCTGGCGGCGTAGCGGCGTGAGGTCGGTATCGGCGCTGATCAAGGGTTTCAGGCTGTCGTTCAGCAGCATGATCTCGTACACCCCGGCGCGTCCGCGGTAGCCGGTTTCCCGGCATTCGACACAGCCCACGGCGCGGTGTGCGCCGGTTGGCAGCGGGGCGTTCCAGGGGCGGGTCAGTTCCTGCCAGTCGGCCTCGTCGAACTCCACCGGCGCCTTGCAGTGCGGGCACAGGGTGCGCACCAGGCGCTGGGCCATGACACCCAGCAAGGTCGCCTTGAGCAGGTAGTGCGGCACGCCCAGTTCGAGCAGACGGGTAATGGCGCTCGGCGCGTCGTTGGTGTGCAGGGTGGAGAGCACCAGGTGACCGGTCAATGCCGCCTGGATGGCCATCTCGGCGGTTTCCAGGTCGCGGATCTCGCCGACCATGATGATGTCCGGGTCCTGGCGCATCAGCGCGCGTACGCCGCTGGCGAAGGTCAGGTCGATGTTGTGCTGCACCTGCATCTGGTTGAAGGCGCCCTCGATCATCTCGATGGGGTCTTCGATGGTGCACACGTTCACTTCCTCGGTGGCCAGCTGCTTGAGGGTGGTGTACAGCGTGGTGGTCTTGCCCGAGCCAGTGGGGCCGGTGACCAGGATGATGCCGTTGGGCTGGCGGGTCATGCTTTCCCAGCGCTTGAGGTCATCGGGGCTGAAGCCCAGTTGGTCGAAACCGCGCAGCAGCACGTCGGGGTCGAAGATGCGCATCACCATCTTCTCGCCGAAGGCGGTAGGCAGGGTCGACAGGCGCAGTTCCACCTCGTTGCCGGCCGGCGTCTTGGTCTTCACCCGGCCGTCCTGGGGTTTGCGCTTTTCGGCGACGTTCATCCGGCCCAGGGTCTTCAGGCGGCTGACGATGGCCATGGTGACCTGGGCGGGGAACTGGTAGACGGTGTGCAGCACGCCGTCGATACGAAAGCGTACGCTGCCCTGTTCGCGGCGCGGCTCGATATGGATGTCGCTGGCGCGTTGCTGGAAGGCGTACTGGAACAGCCAGTCGACGATGTTCACCACGTGGGCATCGTTGGCGTCCGGCTCCTGATCCTGGGCGCCGAGGTTGAGCAGTTGCTCGAAGTTGCCGACGTTGCTGATCTTCGCATCGCTGTTGGTGGCGCCGCTGACCGAGCGGGCCAGGCGGTAGAACTCCACGGTGAAGCGCTGGATGTCCGCCGGGTTGGCCACCACGCGCTTGATCGGCCGCTTGAGCACGTGGACGAGGTTGGCCTCCCAGCTGTGCATGAACGGCTGGGCGCTGGCAATGGTCACCGCCTCGGCACTCACCGCCACGGCAAGGATCCTGTGGCGCTGGGCGAAGGCGTAGGACATCAGCGGGGTGACCGCCGCGGCGTCGATCTTCAGCGGGTCGATGCGCATGTAGGGCTGCCCGGCCAGCTGGGCCAGCCAGAGGGTCAGGCTTTCCAGGTCGAGAACGCGGCCCGGGCGCGACTGATCCTCGAGTTGCTGGGCAGCCAGGAACTCCAGCGGGTGCAGGTCGGTATTGGCGCCACTGCGGCGGATCGCCAGGCACTGCTCGGCGCTTTCCTGGGCGATGCGTCCCTGGCCGACCAGCTCGCGCAACAGTTCGTTGAGGTCCAGCAGGCGGTCGGCGGCGGCAGGCGAAAGGCTGGACATGCGGGCTCCTGATGGCGACGTATTCTAATAACGCTAGCAGCATGCCTGATTGAACCGGCGCCGACTAAGCGCCGGTTCAAGGTTCAGCTATCAGGCCTGCGGCCTGGGTGGTTGCTCGTCAGCCGGCGGCAACTGCTGCGGCGTGGCTGGCGCCTCGCTGTCGCGGCCATCTTCCAGGCTCTGCGCCGGCAGGGAGGGCGGCGGCGTGAGGCCCATGGACACATAGATGCTGGTCAGCGCGTCGACGCCCATGTTGGCCGGCTTCACCCATTCGGCCGGCACGTAGAGCAGGCCGCCGCCAACCGGAATCGGCGCCGTCGGCACCAGGATCGCCAGGTGCGGGCGGCCTTCCAGCTCCACCGTCTCGGAGGTCGGCTGCAGGGCCAGCACCGCCACCCCATCGCCGCCGCCGAAGAAGCACCACACCGGGCGCATGCTGGTGATGTCGGTGTTCTTCTTGTCGAGCAGGCCGACGAAGCGGTCGGCCAGGTTGTAGAAGTTGCCGATCAGCGGGGTACGCCGCAGGGTCACGTCGATCAGCCAGCCGAGCGGGCGGCGCAGGCCCAGTTTCACCGCCAGGCCGAGGGGATAGAGGCTGATCAGCAGCACCAGGGTACCGAGCAGGTAGGCCAGGTAGGGGTTGCTGGCGAACGGCGTGCCGAGCGCAGCGAACAGCCGGCCGATGGCCGTGGACGGGCCGATCAGGTTATTGAGCAGGCTGACCAGCCAGGCCAGCACCACCATGGTCAGGGCCAGGGGCAGCAGCGCCAGCAGGCCGGTGAGCCAGGTGGCGGCGATGGATTTCAGGCTGAGTTTGAACATCGAGGGGCATCCTGTCGTCGAGCGGGGCAGGTGGGGGGCCACCTGCCGTGTGCATCAGCCGTTCTTCAGCAGCGCTTTCCAGGGCTTGAGGCTCATGATGATCTGCGCCTGGGTCATGCGCGCCTCCAGTTCCTCTGGACTCAGCGGGCGCTTGGCCAGTTCAGCCAGTTTGTTGAGCTCGCCGAACAGCCGGTCGGTCTCGGCAACGTCGAGCGTGCCGCGGGCCAGGTGCAGCCAGA harbors:
- a CDS encoding GspE/PulE family protein, yielding MSSLSPAAADRLLDLNELLRELVGQGRIAQESAEQCLAIRRSGANTDLHPLEFLAAQQLEDQSRPGRVLDLESLTLWLAQLAGQPYMRIDPLKIDAAAVTPLMSYAFAQRHRILAVAVSAEAVTIASAQPFMHSWEANLVHVLKRPIKRVVANPADIQRFTVEFYRLARSVSGATNSDAKISNVGNFEQLLNLGAQDQEPDANDAHVVNIVDWLFQYAFQQRASDIHIEPRREQGSVRFRIDGVLHTVYQFPAQVTMAIVSRLKTLGRMNVAEKRKPQDGRVKTKTPAGNEVELRLSTLPTAFGEKMVMRIFDPDVLLRGFDQLGFSPDDLKRWESMTRQPNGIILVTGPTGSGKTTTLYTTLKQLATEEVNVCTIEDPIEMIEGAFNQMQVQHNIDLTFASGVRALMRQDPDIIMVGEIRDLETAEMAIQAALTGHLVLSTLHTNDAPSAITRLLELGVPHYLLKATLLGVMAQRLVRTLCPHCKAPVEFDEADWQELTRPWNAPLPTGAHRAVGCVECRETGYRGRAGVYEIMLLNDSLKPLISADTDLTPLRRQAFKDGMRSLRLSGAQKIAAGQTTLEEVLRVTPQSEQR
- a CDS encoding DUF502 domain-containing protein, whose translation is MFKLSLKSIAATWLTGLLALLPLALTMVVLAWLVSLLNNLIGPSTAIGRLFAALGTPFASNPYLAYLLGTLVLLISLYPLGLAVKLGLRRPLGWLIDVTLRRTPLIGNFYNLADRFVGLLDKKNTDITSMRPVWCFFGGGDGVAVLALQPTSETVELEGRPHLAILVPTAPIPVGGGLLYVPAEWVKPANMGVDALTSIYVSMGLTPPPSLPAQSLEDGRDSEAPATPQQLPPADEQPPRPQA